The Streptococcus viridans genome includes a window with the following:
- a CDS encoding LexA family transcriptional regulator, producing MARGRGKASPQDKEALRIISEKIRELLKVQNKKQVDLSRTTGIPASTLTGYVKGTSLPVSENLEKIASFFEIPISDLDPRYSQPDTLEDSKIEFIYKQLDEDFQDSLLEEANRLLVLQAERKRIEKKYTPYTVFDSYAASQSASKGDLVWFDQKLAYDLALWIHTDSLEPKYPKGAVALIKQTFYDTAGAIYAIEYDGQTLIKRVFREAQGIRLVSLNKKYSDKIIPLEEEPRVIGKVIASFLPAKEDEL from the coding sequence TTGGCAAGAGGACGTGGAAAAGCAAGCCCACAAGATAAAGAGGCTTTGCGCATTATTTCCGAAAAAATAAGAGAACTATTAAAGGTTCAAAACAAGAAACAGGTCGATTTATCTCGTACAACTGGTATTCCAGCTAGTACCTTAACTGGCTATGTGAAGGGCACTTCTCTCCCAGTTAGTGAGAACTTAGAAAAGATTGCTAGCTTCTTTGAAATCCCCATCTCTGACCTAGATCCTCGTTATAGTCAACCAGATACCTTGGAGGATTCTAAGATTGAGTTTATCTATAAGCAACTGGATGAGGATTTTCAAGATTCACTCTTAGAGGAAGCCAATCGCTTGTTGGTTTTACAGGCTGAACGGAAACGTATCGAGAAAAAATACACACCATATACGGTCTTCGACAGTTATGCTGCAAGTCAAAGTGCTTCTAAGGGAGATTTGGTTTGGTTTGATCAAAAACTGGCCTACGATCTAGCACTTTGGATTCATACAGACTCGCTGGAACCTAAATATCCAAAGGGAGCTGTTGCCCTAATCAAGCAAACTTTCTACGATACTGCCGGTGCAATCTATGCTATTGAGTACGACGGGCAAACCTTGATCAAGCGTGTCTTCCGTGAAGCCCAAGGGATTCGTCTCGTTTCCCTCAATAAAAAGTACAGTGATAAGATTATTCCTTTAGAAGAGGAACCGAGAGTCATCGGAAAAGTCATTGCTAGCTTTCTTCCAGCTAAGGAGGATGAGCTATGA
- a CDS encoding YkgJ family cysteine cluster protein: MTQEIDLEKYHQLALQKQKEHRKVLANLKKKPPKNLDKIAQEIHDEVFQEIDCTACANCCKTLGPDFKEADITRIAKYFKMKLPAFEAEFLQVDEDGDKVFKSMPCPFLGGDNLCSIYDVRPKACREFPHTDRKKIYQINHLTIKNTLTCPAAYLFVEKLKDRL, from the coding sequence ATGACTCAAGAAATTGACTTAGAAAAATACCATCAGTTAGCGCTCCAAAAACAAAAGGAGCACCGCAAGGTATTGGCGAATCTGAAAAAGAAGCCTCCTAAAAATCTAGATAAAATAGCCCAAGAGATTCACGATGAAGTCTTTCAAGAAATTGATTGTACCGCCTGCGCCAACTGCTGTAAGACCCTGGGACCCGATTTTAAGGAAGCAGATATCACGCGCATCGCCAAGTATTTCAAGATGAAGCTTCCCGCTTTTGAGGCGGAATTTCTTCAAGTCGATGAAGACGGAGATAAGGTTTTTAAATCCATGCCTTGCCCTTTCTTGGGTGGTGATAATCTCTGTTCCATCTACGATGTGCGTCCGAAAGCCTGTCGAGAATTCCCTCATACAGACCGCAAGAAAATCTATCAGATCAACCATCTGACCATCAAGAATACTCTCACTTGCCCAGCAGCCTATTTATTTGTAGAAAAATTAAAGGATCGTTTGTAA
- a CDS encoding carbamoyl phosphate synthase small subunit, whose amino-acid sequence MVKRLLVLEDGTVFEGTGFGADTYVSGELVLNSAMTGYQELITDQSYKGQILAFTFPVIGTTGINRDDYESIFPGCLAVVVHQLASHPSNWRKQLSLDAYLKKHNIPGIQGVDTRKLAKIVTEHGSMKATVVNEGDAIEHILDQLRATVLPFDQVRQVSTKTPYAAPGFGKSIVLIDLGLRHSVLRQLIARGCNVTVVPYSVKLKELKDLQPDGIILSSGPGNPHHIDGICQVIAKIDPHIPIMGIGLGAELLALAHGGSLAKLKSPHRGLNIPVKEVATGKVEITSQNHQYNIERDTLPRDFLITHEELHDHSIEAFRHRYLPLIGVLYHIESSPGPRESLYFYDEFMDLIESKLDERREELWS is encoded by the coding sequence ATGGTAAAACGTCTCTTAGTGTTAGAAGATGGGACGGTTTTTGAAGGAACTGGTTTTGGAGCTGATACCTATGTCAGTGGAGAATTGGTCTTAAATTCTGCCATGACGGGTTATCAGGAGTTGATTACCGACCAGTCCTATAAGGGGCAAATTTTAGCCTTTACTTTTCCAGTTATCGGTACAACTGGGATAAACCGAGATGATTATGAATCTATTTTTCCTGGGTGTCTAGCAGTGGTAGTGCATCAATTAGCGAGTCATCCCAGTAATTGGCGCAAACAGTTATCCTTAGATGCTTATCTGAAGAAACACAATATTCCAGGGATCCAAGGAGTCGATACTCGAAAGCTGGCTAAAATTGTTACTGAACATGGAAGTATGAAGGCTACAGTGGTCAATGAGGGGGATGCGATCGAGCATATCTTAGACCAGCTTCGGGCAACCGTCTTGCCTTTTGACCAAGTCCGTCAGGTGTCGACCAAAACGCCCTATGCTGCACCAGGATTTGGGAAGAGTATTGTCCTGATTGACTTGGGCTTACGGCATTCCGTTTTGCGTCAATTGATTGCGCGGGGTTGTAACGTCACGGTCGTTCCTTATTCAGTTAAATTGAAGGAATTGAAGGATTTGCAGCCAGATGGCATTATTCTATCTAGTGGTCCAGGGAATCCTCATCATATCGATGGTATTTGCCAGGTTATTGCTAAAATTGATCCTCATATTCCGATTATGGGGATCGGCTTGGGGGCAGAATTGCTGGCCCTTGCCCACGGGGGAAGCCTCGCGAAACTAAAAAGTCCTCATCGAGGTCTCAACATTCCGGTAAAAGAGGTGGCTACTGGAAAAGTCGAAATCACTAGCCAGAATCACCAGTACAACATCGAGCGCGATACTCTTCCACGTGATTTTCTGATCACCCATGAGGAGCTTCATGATCACTCGATTGAGGCCTTTCGTCACCGCTATCTTCCTTTGATCGGTGTCCTCTACCATATTGAGTCCAGTCCAGGACCAAGGGAAAGTCTCTATTTCTATGACGAATTTATGGATCTGATTGAAAGTAAATTAGACGAAAGAAGGGAGGAGTTATGGTCATGA
- a CDS encoding aspartate carbamoyltransferase catalytic subunit, whose amino-acid sequence MSTNQIALKNLVSMEALSNEEVMALIKRGIEFKNGAKAHYDEQHIVANLFFESSTRTHKAFEVAELKLGCDLLDFDVKTSSVNKGETLYDTILTMSALGVDICVIRHPEVDYYKQLIESPTITASIVNGGDGSGQHPSQSLLDLMTIYQEFGHFDGLKVCIAGDLDHSRVAKSNMQILKRLGATLYFAGPDEWRSAEFEEYGTFVTIDEVIEEVDVMMFLRVQHERHDYESLFSKENYHRLHGLTQERYDRMKDTAILMHPAPVNRDVEIADHLVEAPKSRIVEQMTNGVFVRMAIIEAVLAGRK is encoded by the coding sequence ATGTCTACAAATCAAATCGCACTTAAAAACCTTGTCTCAATGGAAGCTTTATCAAACGAAGAAGTTATGGCCTTGATTAAGCGTGGTATTGAGTTTAAAAATGGAGCAAAAGCTCATTACGATGAGCAACATATCGTGGCTAACCTCTTCTTTGAGTCGTCAACACGTACGCACAAAGCATTTGAAGTGGCTGAGTTGAAATTAGGTTGTGACCTCCTTGACTTTGATGTGAAAACGAGCTCTGTAAACAAGGGTGAAACTCTGTACGATACCATTTTGACCATGTCAGCTCTCGGAGTTGATATCTGCGTCATCCGTCACCCAGAAGTAGACTACTACAAGCAATTGATTGAAAGTCCAACTATCACAGCCTCTATTGTCAACGGGGGAGATGGATCCGGTCAACACCCAAGTCAAAGTTTGCTAGACTTGATGACCATCTATCAAGAGTTTGGTCATTTTGATGGACTTAAGGTTTGTATCGCTGGTGACTTGGATCACTCACGGGTTGCAAAATCCAATATGCAAATCTTGAAACGCTTGGGAGCAACTCTTTACTTTGCTGGTCCAGACGAGTGGAGAAGTGCAGAGTTTGAAGAATACGGAACCTTTGTGACGATTGATGAAGTAATCGAAGAGGTCGATGTCATGATGTTCCTCCGTGTGCAACACGAGCGTCATGATTATGAATCTCTCTTCTCAAAAGAGAACTACCATCGTTTGCATGGCTTGACACAAGAACGCTATGATCGTATGAAAGACACAGCCATCTTGATGCACCCAGCTCCAGTAAACCGTGATGTGGAGATTGCTGACCATTTGGTAGAAGCTCCTAAATCACGCATTGTGGAGCAAATGACCAACGGTGTCTTTGTCCGCATGGCTATCATCGAAGCGGTTTTAGCTGGACGGAAATAA
- the pyrR gene encoding bifunctional pyr operon transcriptional regulator/uracil phosphoribosyltransferase PyrR, with amino-acid sequence MKIKKVVDDLTMKRAITRITYEIIERNKDLSQIVLVGIKTRGVFIANRIKERLAQLEQIEVPVCELDTKPFRDDIKVTEDSTVLPVDITGKDVILIDDVLYTGRTIRAAIDNLVSRGRPSRVSLAVLVDRGHRELPIRPDYVGKNIPTSRSEEIIVEMTELDGQDRILIEVSE; translated from the coding sequence ATGAAGATCAAAAAAGTCGTTGATGATCTGACCATGAAGCGAGCAATTACTCGCATCACTTATGAAATCATCGAACGGAATAAGGATCTGAGCCAAATTGTTTTGGTAGGGATCAAAACTCGTGGCGTTTTCATTGCCAATCGCATCAAAGAACGGTTAGCACAGCTAGAACAAATAGAAGTTCCAGTCTGTGAATTGGATACCAAGCCTTTCCGTGATGATATCAAAGTAACAGAAGATTCAACCGTTTTACCAGTAGATATTACTGGCAAAGATGTCATCCTGATTGATGATGTCCTTTATACAGGTCGGACCATTCGAGCAGCCATCGATAATCTTGTCAGTCGTGGACGTCCATCACGTGTCAGCCTGGCAGTCCTAGTGGATCGTGGTCATAGAGAATTGCCGATCCGACCAGATTATGTTGGAAAGAACATTCCAACAAGTCGATCAGAGGAAATCATTGTCGAGATGACTGAGCTAGATGGTCAAGATCGCATCTTGATCGAGGTGAGTGAATAA
- a CDS encoding YjjG family noncanonical pyrimidine nucleotidase — translation MTYTFLLFDLDHTLLDFDTAEEVALTQFLQDQGVQDIQAFKDYYKPMNQGLWKDLEQKKISKKDLINSRFAIAFAHFGREVDGEEMALRYQDYISQQGQTFSGAEDLLAKLVKRGYRLYGATNGATAIQQGRLKQSAITPYFKEIFISEQLGTQKPEVAFYEKIGNLIPGFAKEQALMIGDSLTADIAGGNAAGIDTVWYNPDHKENTSPAVPTYEVDSYEALLALLRKD, via the coding sequence ATGACATATACATTTTTACTTTTTGACCTAGACCACACCTTGTTGGACTTTGATACAGCGGAGGAAGTGGCCTTAACGCAATTCCTCCAAGATCAGGGGGTTCAAGATATCCAAGCCTTTAAAGATTACTACAAACCCATGAACCAAGGCCTCTGGAAAGATTTGGAGCAAAAGAAGATTAGCAAGAAAGACTTGATTAATAGCCGGTTTGCCATTGCCTTTGCCCATTTTGGTAGAGAGGTAGATGGTGAAGAGATGGCTCTTCGTTACCAGGACTACATTAGTCAACAGGGACAGACTTTCTCAGGAGCAGAAGACTTGTTAGCTAAGCTAGTAAAAAGAGGTTACCGGCTCTATGGTGCTACCAACGGCGCTACTGCCATTCAACAAGGGCGTTTGAAGCAATCAGCCATTACCCCTTATTTCAAAGAAATTTTCATCTCTGAACAATTAGGAACTCAAAAACCGGAAGTGGCCTTTTACGAAAAGATTGGGAACCTGATCCCAGGATTTGCTAAGGAACAAGCTCTCATGATTGGGGATTCTTTGACGGCGGACATCGCTGGAGGCAATGCTGCGGGGATTGATACCGTCTGGTACAATCCGGATCACAAAGAAAATACCAGTCCAGCAGTGCCGACTTATGAAGTGGATTCTTATGAGGCCTTATTGGCGCTCTTGCGAAAAGATTAG
- the pepT gene encoding peptidase T — MKYPTLLERFLTYVKVNTRSDETSTTTPSTASQVEFAKNVLLPEMERVGLQNVYYLPNGFAIGTLPANDPSLTRKIGFISHMDTADFNAENISPQVIENYDGGTIALGDSGYSLDPADFANLHNYKGQTLITTDGTTLLGADDKSGIAEIMTAIEYLNAHPEIKHCEIRVGFGPDEEIGVGADKFDAEDFNVDFAYTVDGGPLGELQYETFSAAGAEITFKGRNVHPGTAKNQMVNALQLAIDFHNQLPEEDRPEKTDGYQGFFHLMNIEGTVEEAHASYIIRDFETENFEARKAMMEDIASKMNQELGAERVLLTLKDQYYNMKQVIEKDMTPVNLAKEVMEDLGITPIIEPIRGGTDGSKISFMGIPTPNLFAGGENMHGRFEYVSLQTMERAVDTIIGIVSHS; from the coding sequence ATGAAATACCCAACATTATTAGAACGTTTTTTAACCTATGTCAAAGTCAACACTCGCTCTGATGAGACTTCAACAACAACTCCTAGTACAGCTTCTCAAGTAGAGTTTGCAAAGAATGTACTGCTTCCTGAAATGGAACGAGTTGGACTGCAAAATGTTTATTATCTTCCAAACGGTTTTGCGATTGGAACGCTGCCAGCAAACGATCCAAGTCTTACCCGAAAGATTGGCTTTATCTCTCATATGGATACAGCTGACTTCAATGCTGAGAATATCAGCCCACAAGTCATCGAAAACTATGATGGTGGCACTATTGCTCTCGGGGATTCTGGTTATTCACTTGATCCAGCCGACTTTGCTAACCTCCATAACTACAAAGGTCAAACCTTGATCACTACTGACGGTACGACCCTTCTTGGTGCAGATGACAAATCAGGGATTGCTGAGATTATGACAGCCATCGAATACTTGAATGCTCATCCAGAAATCAAACACTGCGAAATCCGAGTTGGCTTTGGACCAGATGAAGAAATCGGAGTCGGAGCAGATAAGTTTGATGCAGAAGATTTCAATGTAGACTTCGCTTATACAGTGGACGGTGGTCCTCTTGGTGAATTGCAATACGAAACCTTCTCTGCTGCAGGAGCTGAAATTACCTTTAAAGGGCGCAATGTGCACCCAGGTACTGCTAAGAACCAAATGGTCAATGCCCTCCAGTTAGCCATTGACTTCCACAATCAACTCCCTGAAGAAGACCGCCCAGAAAAAACAGATGGCTATCAAGGCTTCTTCCATTTGATGAATATCGAGGGGACTGTTGAGGAAGCGCATGCTAGCTACATTATACGTGACTTCGAGACAGAGAACTTTGAAGCCCGTAAAGCTATGATGGAAGACATCGCAAGCAAGATGAACCAAGAACTTGGTGCCGAACGTGTTCTCTTGACACTTAAAGACCAGTACTACAACATGAAACAGGTCATCGAGAAAGATATGACACCTGTCAACTTGGCTAAGGAAGTCATGGAAGATTTAGGCATTACTCCTATTATCGAACCAATCCGCGGTGGTACAGACGGTTCTAAGATTTCCTTCATGGGAATTCCAACTCCAAACCTTTTCGCTGGTGGCGAAAATATGCATGGTCGCTTTGAATACGTCAGCCTTCAAACCATGGAACGTGCAGTGGATACCATTATCGGAATTGTTAGCCATTCCTAA
- a CDS encoding Cof-type HAD-IIB family hydrolase, which produces MIRLVAIDLDGTLLSPDKTISPANKQALLDAEAAGVHVVICTGRPLSGVRPIFEEIGFKSNHSYSVINNGCTTVKSSDWSVISYDALSEEDLVYLDQLTQEIHPQLSLFDLNRYIILNRKPSEIAKMDASIVSAVPVSLGLEEILEAQPIFQGMFIDQKEQIDVFQETYEEVLAQRFHTIRSQPILFEILPKGVNKATGLKALAEYLGIPRQEVMAIGDENNDIEMIEFAGLGVAMGNAPSPIKALADVTTTSNEEDGVATAIKRYVLQAQN; this is translated from the coding sequence ATGATTCGATTAGTTGCTATTGATTTAGATGGGACACTTTTATCACCAGACAAAACCATTAGTCCTGCTAATAAGCAGGCTCTTTTGGATGCTGAAGCTGCTGGTGTACACGTCGTCATCTGTACAGGTCGCCCTCTCTCTGGTGTTCGTCCAATTTTTGAAGAAATCGGCTTCAAAAGTAACCACTCCTACTCTGTGATTAATAATGGTTGTACAACTGTCAAATCATCAGATTGGTCTGTTATCAGTTATGATGCCTTATCTGAAGAAGATTTGGTTTATCTCGATCAACTGACTCAGGAGATCCATCCTCAATTAAGCTTATTCGATTTAAATCGCTATATCATTTTGAATCGGAAACCTTCTGAAATAGCTAAAATGGATGCTAGCATCGTTTCTGCAGTCCCCGTGTCACTTGGCCTAGAAGAAATTCTTGAGGCACAACCGATTTTCCAAGGGATGTTTATCGATCAGAAAGAGCAGATTGATGTCTTTCAAGAAACCTATGAAGAAGTATTAGCCCAGCGCTTCCACACTATTCGCTCCCAACCGATCCTATTTGAGATCCTTCCTAAAGGGGTAAATAAAGCGACCGGCTTAAAGGCACTGGCTGAATACTTAGGAATTCCAAGGCAAGAGGTCATGGCTATTGGCGATGAGAACAACGATATTGAAATGATTGAATTCGCGGGTCTTGGAGTTGCTATGGGCAATGCTCCATCTCCTATTAAAGCCTTGGCTGATGTCACTACTACTTCTAACGAAGAAGACGGTGTCGCTACTGCTATCAAGCGCTATGTTTTACAAGCACAGAACTAG
- the lepA gene encoding translation elongation factor 4 produces MNLEELKKRQEKIRNFSIIAHIDHGKSTLADRILEKTETVSSREMQAQLLDSMDLERERGITIKLNAIELNYTAKDGETYIFHLIDTPGHVDFTYEVSRSLAACEGAILVVDAAQGIEAQTLANVYLALDNDLEILPVINKIDLPAADPERVRTEVEDVIGLDASEAVLASAKAGIGIEEILEQIVEKVPAPTGDVAAPLQALIFDSVYDPYRGVILQVRVVNGMVKPGDTIQLMSNGKTFDVTEVGIFTPKAVGRDFLATGDVGYIAASIKTVADTRVGDTVTLATNPASEPLHGYKQMNPMVFAGLYPIESNKYNDLREALEKLQLNDASLQFEPETSQALGFGFRCGFLGLLHMDVIQERLEREFNIDLIMTAPSVIYKVNLTDGEVLDVSNPSEFPDPTKIASIEEPYVKAQIMVPQEFVGAVMELAQRKRGDFVTMDYIDENRVNVIYQIPLAEIVFDFFDKLKSSTRGYASFDYELSEYRPSKLVKMDILLNGDTVDALSFIVHKDFAYERGKLIVEKLKKIIPRQQFEVPIQAAIGHKIVARTDIKALRKNVLAKCYGGDVSRKRKLLEKQKAGKKRMKAIGSVEVPQEAFLSVLSMDEE; encoded by the coding sequence ATGAATTTAGAAGAATTAAAGAAACGACAAGAGAAGATTCGGAACTTCTCCATTATCGCCCATATTGACCACGGAAAGTCAACCTTGGCGGACCGAATCTTAGAAAAAACTGAGACCGTTTCTAGTCGGGAAATGCAAGCCCAACTTTTGGACAGCATGGATTTAGAACGGGAACGTGGGATTACCATTAAGCTTAATGCCATCGAGTTGAATTACACGGCTAAAGATGGGGAAACCTACATCTTCCACTTGATTGACACACCGGGACACGTGGACTTTACTTATGAGGTTTCTCGTTCGCTGGCTGCCTGTGAGGGAGCCATTCTCGTAGTGGATGCGGCTCAAGGGATTGAAGCTCAGACCCTAGCCAATGTCTACTTAGCGCTGGACAATGATTTGGAAATCCTGCCAGTTATCAATAAAATCGATTTGCCAGCTGCCGATCCAGAACGGGTGCGCACAGAAGTAGAAGATGTCATTGGTTTGGATGCCAGTGAAGCAGTTCTAGCTTCAGCCAAGGCTGGTATCGGGATTGAAGAGATTTTGGAACAAATTGTTGAGAAAGTTCCAGCTCCTACTGGGGATGTTGCTGCTCCATTGCAAGCCTTGATCTTTGACTCAGTATACGACCCCTATCGTGGAGTTATCCTTCAAGTTCGGGTTGTCAATGGTATGGTGAAGCCTGGCGACACCATCCAGTTGATGAGCAATGGTAAGACCTTTGACGTGACTGAGGTAGGGATCTTTACTCCTAAAGCAGTTGGTCGTGATTTCCTTGCGACAGGAGATGTTGGTTATATTGCGGCTTCTATCAAGACTGTTGCGGACACCCGTGTCGGGGATACGGTGACCCTAGCGACCAATCCAGCAAGTGAGCCCCTTCATGGTTACAAGCAAATGAACCCAATGGTCTTTGCCGGTCTTTACCCAATCGAATCAAACAAATACAATGATCTTCGTGAAGCCTTGGAAAAGTTGCAATTGAATGATGCTAGTCTCCAATTTGAGCCTGAAACATCTCAAGCCCTTGGTTTTGGTTTCCGTTGTGGTTTCTTGGGACTCCTTCATATGGACGTTATCCAGGAACGCTTGGAGCGCGAGTTCAATATTGACTTGATCATGACAGCGCCGTCTGTAATCTACAAGGTCAATTTGACAGACGGAGAAGTGCTGGATGTGTCCAACCCATCTGAGTTCCCAGATCCAACCAAGATTGCTTCGATTGAAGAACCTTATGTCAAAGCGCAAATCATGGTGCCACAAGAGTTTGTCGGGGCCGTCATGGAATTAGCCCAACGGAAACGTGGGGATTTTGTGACCATGGACTACATCGATGAAAATAGGGTCAATGTCATCTATCAAATCCCACTAGCTGAGATTGTCTTTGATTTCTTTGATAAATTGAAATCCTCTACGCGTGGCTATGCAAGCTTTGACTATGAGTTGTCTGAATACCGTCCATCTAAATTGGTTAAAATGGATATCCTTCTCAATGGCGATACCGTCGATGCTCTCAGCTTTATCGTTCACAAGGACTTTGCCTATGAACGTGGTAAGTTGATAGTTGAGAAGCTCAAGAAGATTATCCCTCGTCAACAGTTTGAAGTGCCTATCCAAGCAGCCATCGGTCATAAGATCGTTGCACGTACTGATATCAAGGCTCTTCGTAAGAACGTCTTGGCCAAGTGTTATGGTGGTGACGTATCACGGAAACGGAAGCTTCTTGAAAAACAAAAAGCTGGTAAGAAACGCATGAAAGCTATCGGTTCGGTAGAAGTACCACAGGAAGCCTTCTTGTCAGTTTTGTCAATGGATGAGGAGTAA
- a CDS encoding ATP-grasp domain-containing protein produces MNQVTLLCAESFNDVSLLGALTSCPLLKERGYQTEILYCGDENGITKEVGNAVSVIRLKLDSLKEALLATKTKNLLLSFADKQVLGLLFRLEEIGFLKEHKIRILGTSLRQYRTFYHQADQKSFLKDLGYQVPSSSLVSTVREAIEFSEQIQFPIVVWPLASKHGQGRRIANNLDDLCDAVEKGLEVSPQAQCLLEFSTVGFKELEYIVVRDRQDNYYLAGNIESVDPVGIHSSDSYQVIPSLTLTDTEHQTLREAALSIVRHLRLVGATSIKFALDPKSYQFYILEVNPFASDSFSTMSMALGYSIYHQALCLKLGDHLLDLPHPTMKGLTALFEPTLDRIFFKLPVFPMEKVTKVLNTQIHSVGAIHGFGTSLEEAYQQAVENFGSDQWPKHILKEVSDDELIQRIAKRMPYRFSSILEAFHRGFEMEEVSDLSRMDPFYLQFLYNLYLYERQEKEQLCPELKLRPLDLTAGFGQVGERVSYYTSICGENEAPDWSQWTLLVDRSAPEDSSQILRLIDCLKQEHEKGRKVALLTHRPFAGHEADTCLRIPLSIYETYQDQINSQFGQVEYLDE; encoded by the coding sequence ATGAATCAAGTAACGCTTTTGTGTGCAGAATCCTTCAATGATGTCAGTTTGCTTGGAGCACTCACGTCTTGTCCCTTATTAAAAGAACGTGGCTACCAGACAGAAATCCTCTATTGTGGAGACGAGAACGGAATCACAAAAGAAGTAGGAAATGCTGTTTCCGTTATTCGTTTAAAGTTGGATAGTCTAAAAGAAGCCCTTCTAGCGACGAAAACCAAAAATTTACTGCTGTCATTTGCGGATAAGCAAGTCCTTGGGCTATTATTTCGATTGGAGGAAATTGGGTTTCTCAAGGAACACAAGATCCGTATTCTAGGAACTTCGCTTAGGCAGTACCGTACCTTTTACCACCAGGCAGACCAAAAGTCTTTTCTAAAGGACTTAGGTTATCAAGTTCCTTCCTCTTCCTTGGTTTCGACAGTCAGAGAGGCTATTGAGTTCTCAGAGCAAATCCAATTCCCTATTGTTGTTTGGCCACTTGCCAGCAAGCATGGGCAAGGCCGTCGGATCGCTAATAACTTGGATGATTTATGTGATGCTGTCGAAAAAGGACTAGAAGTATCGCCACAGGCTCAGTGTTTGTTGGAGTTCTCGACGGTTGGTTTCAAGGAGTTGGAATACATCGTTGTCCGAGATCGTCAGGATAATTATTACCTTGCGGGAAACATTGAGAGCGTCGACCCGGTGGGGATCCATTCCAGTGATTCTTATCAAGTCATCCCTAGTCTGACGCTGACGGATACCGAGCATCAGACCTTGAGAGAGGCAGCACTGTCTATTGTCCGGCATTTGAGACTAGTTGGAGCGACGTCCATCAAGTTTGCGCTAGATCCAAAGAGTTACCAATTCTATATTCTTGAGGTCAATCCTTTTGCTTCGGATTCCTTCTCGACCATGTCCATGGCCTTAGGTTATTCGATTTATCACCAGGCCTTATGCTTAAAATTAGGCGACCACCTTTTGGATCTTCCTCATCCTACGATGAAGGGTCTTACAGCCCTCTTTGAACCCACTCTAGATCGTATTTTCTTTAAACTCCCTGTTTTTCCAATGGAAAAGGTGACAAAAGTTCTCAACACACAAATTCATTCAGTTGGTGCAATTCATGGGTTTGGTACAAGTCTAGAAGAAGCCTATCAGCAAGCCGTTGAAAATTTCGGTTCGGATCAATGGCCTAAGCATATTCTAAAAGAGGTTTCGGACGATGAACTCATTCAACGGATTGCTAAACGAATGCCATATCGCTTCTCATCTATCTTAGAGGCATTTCATCGAGGGTTCGAGATGGAAGAAGTGAGTGACCTGAGTCGAATGGATCCGTTTTATCTCCAGTTTTTATATAATCTTTACTTGTATGAGCGACAAGAGAAGGAGCAACTATGTCCTGAGCTAAAATTACGTCCTTTGGATTTAACAGCTGGATTCGGTCAAGTTGGCGAAAGGGTTTCTTACTATACTTCGATCTGTGGCGAGAATGAGGCACCAGATTGGAGTCAATGGACATTATTGGTTGATCGAAGCGCTCCAGAAGATTCGAGCCAGATTCTTAGACTGATAGATTGCTTGAAGCAGGAGCATGAAAAGGGAAGAAAAGTAGCCCTTCTGACACATCGTCCTTTTGCAGGACATGAAGCAGATACTTGCTTGCGAATCCCCCTCTCAATTTATGAGACTTACCAAGACCAGATTAACAGCCAGTTTGGTCAGGTAGAATATTTGGATGAATAG